Within the Glycine soja cultivar W05 chromosome 3, ASM419377v2, whole genome shotgun sequence genome, the region GCCTTTTGAAATTGACTTGGGACCTCACCATATCAGGGGCATCGACAAGAGCCTAATATTATTAGGATTATCAACAAAGCAAGAACTAATTCTAAGAAAGCATGCAAATGGATGTGTGTAAATGTGAATAAAGGTAAGAACTTGGGTGGTGGTGGGGGAGTTACTTTGTTCTGGTCAATGACATCGACAATGACGACGAGCCTGCCATATTTCTTGCCGTAGTTGATTTGGGCAACCCTCCCGATCTCAACATACCTCTTGAAAGGCTGAACAAGAAACAGAGAAAACGCAGTTAAAATACGACAATATGAAAGAGAAGAAGTAGCGTAGAGTGAAAAAGAGAGGGAGAGGAATCGCCATTTTGGCTGTAGATTGCAGAGAGGCAGACACGGTACATGCATCTAGGCGAAGCCACCTTCTTCGAGCTGGCGCACGATACGGAAGCGGTTCTCGTTGATCCAAACATCACCTCCGCCGTTCACGGAGTCGTAAAGTGCGTTCAACCCAAACTTCGAGCTGACATGTGAGGGGTGGAGCATCTCAGAGGCGAGGTTGCGGCATAGGGCGCGCGATGTGGTGTCGTAGGGGGCGAAGTTGATGTTGTGTTGGTTGCTGTTGACGATTTTTCCGATTGTTGGTATAGATTTGAGAAGAATGCAGTGTAAATGATGGATTAGGGTGAGTGTTTTAGGGATTTTGAAATTGTGAGGAGTGAAGGAGCGTGTGACATGTGAGAGAGGGTGACCAGTCAAAGAATTCGACAAAGTGAGTGCGCTGCCCaacaagagagagaaagtgaaaaGGTTGCACTGCCCAATGAACGAATG harbors:
- the LOC114406082 gene encoding probable 60S ribosomal protein L14 isoform X1; this encodes MHVPCLPLCNLQPKWRFLSLSFSLYATSSLSYCRILTAFSLFLVQPFKRYVEIGRVAQINYGKKYGRLVVIVDVIDQNKALVDAPDMVRSQVNFKRLSLTDIKIDIKRVPKKKDLVKAMEDVVSLLFYRLLLLLILSLGYN
- the LOC114406082 gene encoding probable 60S ribosomal protein L14 isoform X2, whose amino-acid sequence is MHPFKRYVEIGRVAQINYGKKYGRLVVIVDVIDQNKALVDAPDMVRSQVNFKRLSLTDIKIDIKRVPKKKDLVKAMEDVVSLLFYRLLLLLILSLGYN